TGTTTCCTGAACGCTAACTTTCGATTGGTTGATGATGCTACGAACTCCAGGTTCTACTTACAGACTGCAACTGCATAAAAACTTTACGTTCGACGATGCGGCGAGGATCGCCGACTATCTGCATGAACTCGGGATCTCACATGTCTACAGCTCTCCTTATCTGCAGGCTGCGCCGGAGAGTATGCATGGATACGATGTGGTCGATCATCAGAAGGTGAATCAAGAGCTGGGGGGCGCGGCGGCGCATGAGCGGTTCTGCAAGAAGCTGGGCGAGGCGGGGCTGGGGCAGGTGCTGGACATCGTGCCGAATCATATGTCGCTGGGCAAGGAAAATCGTTTCTGGTGGGATGTGCTGGAGAATGGGACGTCGAGCCGGTATGCTTCGTTCTTCGATATCGACTGGCAGCCGCAGGAGGAGCGTCTGCGAGACAAGGTGCTGGTGCCGATTCTTGGGGATCAGTATGGGCGGGTGCTGCAGACGGGCGGAATCAAGGTGGTGCGGCGAGGGGTGAAGTTTCAGGTGGAGTGTTCGGGGCAGTCGCTGCCGGTTTCTCCGCAGTCGCTGCCGGTGATTCTGGCGCGCGCGGCGGAGTATGCGAAGTCGGATACGCTGAGTTTTCTAGCGGCTTCGTTTGGCCGGTTGCCGGCGCCGGAGTATGTGGATCGGCGAACGATTCTGGCCCGGCATCGCGATAAGGTGGTGCTGTTTACGCTGCTGGATCGGCTGTGCGCGGAGGAGCCGGCGATTCTCGATGCGATGGACCGGTCGGCGGCGGAGTTGAACGAGAATCTCGATGCGCTGGATGATTTTTTGAATCAGCAGAACTATCGGCTGGCTTACTGGAAGACGGCGGATCAGCAGTTGAGCTATCGGCGATTCTTTGATGTGAATACGCTGATCGGTCTGCGGGTGGAGCGAGAGTATGTGTTCGAAGAGACGCATGCGCTGGTGCTGGATTGGCTGCGGCGAGGGGTGCTCGATGGGGTGCGGGTGGATCATCCGGATGGTTTGCGGGATCCGAAGGAGTACTTCAAGCGGCTGCGGGAGCGGGCTCCAGATGCGTGGGTGATCGGGGAGAAGATTCTTGAGCCGGGTGAGTTTCTGCGTGAGGACTGGCCGGTTGAGGGCACGAGTGGGTATGACTTTCTGAATGTTGCGGCGGCGGTGCTGGTGGCGCCTGAGGGCATGATGGAGCTGTCCACGCTGTATGGGGATTTTACGGGCCAGCCAACGGACTTTCACGCGATTGCGCATGAGAAGAAGATCAACGTGTCGCAGGAGGCGCTGGGGAGCGATGTGAATCGGCTGACGTCGATCTTTGTGGAGATCTGCGAGGCGAATCGCGATGAGCGCGACTACACGAGAGCGGAGGTGAGGCGAGCGATTCGGGAGGTGGCGGCTTGCTTTTCGATCTATCGGACTTACGTGGTGCCGGAGCGTGAGGAGATTACCGAGGAAGACCGCGAGTACATTACGCAGGCTGCGGAGTGCGCGAAGGAGACGCGGCAGGATATCGACGGAGGGCTGTTTGATTTTCTTCGGGACGTGTTGACGATGCAGGTGAAGGGGAGGCTGGAGAGCGAATTTTTGCTGAGGTTCCAGCAGTTCACCGGGCCGGTGATGGCGAAGGGCGTGGAGGACACGGCGTTTTACTGCTACAACCGTTTGACGGGAATGAACGAGGTGGGGAGCGATCCGGGGCGCAATGGATTGAGCATTGAGGAGTTTCACTCGTACTGCAGGAAGATGCAGGAGACGCATCCTTGCACGATGACTACGCTGTCGACGCACGATACCAAGCGCAGCGATGATGTGAGGGCGCGGATGGCGGTGCTGTCGGAGATCCCGGAGAAGTTTGGTGCGGCGATACAGCGGTGGTCGCGGATGAACAATGCGTTTCGCGCGCGCAAACCCGGAGTTGATCCGCTGCCGGACAGGAATACGGAGTACTTCTACTACCAGACTTTGATTGGGGCGTGGCCGCTGCCGATGGATCGTGCGCAGGCCTATATGTTGAAGGCGATGCGCGAGGCCAAACAGCAGACGACGTGGGTGGCGAATAACAAGGAGTTTGAAGACGCGCTGAAGTTATTTATTGAGTTCACTTATAGCTACGCGCCGTTTCAGCGGGAGCTGCAGCAGTTTGTGGAGAGGATTCTGGAGGCGGGGCGGGTGAACTCGCTGGCGCAGACACTGCTGAAGTACACGGCACCGGGTGTGCCGGATCTTTATCAGGGGACGGAGTTGTGGGACTTGAGTTTGGTCGATCCGGACAACCGGCGACCGGTGGACTATGCGCTGCGGCAGCGGTTGCTGCAGGAGTTGAAGCAGATGAACGGCGGCGATGCAGCGGCGCAGGTGATGGCTAGAGCCGAGGATGGACTGCCGAAGATGTGGACGATTCATAAGGCGCTTCACCTGCGGCGCGAGCGGCCGGCGTCGTTTGGCACGGAGGCTGACTATGTTCCGTTGATGGTGGATGGAGCCAAGCATGATCATGTGATTGCGTATCTAAGGGGCGAGGATGTGGTGACGGTGGTGCCGAGGTTGATGATGAAGCTGGGCGGAGCGTGGAGGGACACCGTGGTGACCTTGCCTGAGGGGCGGTGGAGGAATCGTCTGTCGGGAGTGATGGTGGAGGGTGGTGAGGTTGAGGTCAAGGGACTGTTCAAGGATTTTCCGGTGGCGCTGCTGGCGCGCGAAGAGGTTGGGGGAGACCGCTGATGCATGAGTTTACGGTTTGGGCGCCTGGGGCGTCGAAGGTGGGCGTGAAGATTGGTGATGCTACGTATCCGATGAATGGGCCTGACGAGCATGGATGGTGGCGCGCGTCGGTGGAGCAGGCGGGGCCGGGGACCGACTATGGGTTTGTGATCGGAGACGATCCGAAGGCATGGCCCGATCCGCGGTCGGAGTGGCAGCCGGATGGAGTGCATGGACTGTCGCGGGTGTATGACCGGGAGGCCTTCCAATGGAGCGACAGAAGCTGGAGTGCGCCTGCGCTCTCGCATGCTGTGATCTATGAGTTGCATGTGGGGACGTTTACGCCGGGGGGGACCTTTGATTCGACGATTGAGAGGCTTGGATATCTGGTGGAGCTTGGCATTACGCATGTGGAGTTGATGCCGGTGGCTGCGTTTCCGGGCGGCCAGGGGTGGGGGTATGACGGCGTTGCGTTGTTCGCGGTGACCGAGCAGTATGGCGGCCCGGATGGGTTGAAGCGGCTGGTGGATGCGTGCCACGCGCGCGGGTTGGCGGTGTTGCTGGATGTGGTTTACAACCACTTTGGACCGGTGGGGAACTACTCGGGCAAGTACGGGCCTTACATCACGGAGAGACACCACACTCCGTGGGGCGGCGCGATTAACTTCGAGGGCGAGGGAAGCGATGAGGTGCGGCGATTCTTCTGCGATAACGCGCTGATGTGGATGCGGGAGTATCACATCGATGGACTTCGTCTGGACGCGGTGCACGAGTATATCGATCGGTCGGCGGTTCACTTTATGGAGCAGTTGTCGTCCGAGGTGAAGGCGTTGTCGGAGAAGCTGAGACGCAGGCTGGTGCTGATCGCCGAGAGCGATTTGAACGATCCCAGAGTTGTTACGCGTGTAGAGAGCGGCGGGTACGGGATGGATGCGCAGTGGAGCGATGATTTTCATCATGCGCTGTTCACGGTGCTTACGGCGGAGGAAGAGGGGAAGGGTTACTACTCCGACTTCGGCACGATGGCGAAGCTGGCGAAGTCTTTGACGAAGAACTTTGTGCAGGATGGGACGTATTCGCAGTATCGACGGCGATCGCATGGGCGGCCGGCGGATGAGTTGTCGCCGCATCATTTTCTGGGGTACATCCAGAACCACGACCAGGTGGGCAATCGTGCGATCGGCGACAGAGTGGATCAGACGGTGGGGTTCGACCGCGCGAAGGTGGCGGCGGCACTGGTGTTGACGGCGCCGTTTCTTCCGATGATCTTTCAGGGGGAGGAGTATGCGGCTTCGACGCCGTTTCTCTACTTCGCGGACCATGAGGATCCGGAGATGGCGAAGGCGGTCAAGAATGGGCGGCGGAGTGAGTTCGCTGCGTTTGGATGGAACCCCGAGGAGATTCCCGATCCGGAGAATGTCGAGACCTTTCTGCGTTCGAAGTTGAATTGGGAGGAGGTTCATGAGGGTCGCCATGCGGAGATGCTGGATTGGTATCGCAGGCTGATTGAGTTGCGGCGCGGGTCGGTGGCGTTGAACGATGGAGCGGTGGGTCACGTGAAGGCGGTGTTTGATGAGGAGCGGCGCTGGCTAGTGTTTGAGCGTGGGGCGGTGATGTTGATGTGCAATCTTGGAGCGGAGAAGGTGGAGCTTCCTCATTCGAGGCGGGCGCAGTTGTTGCTGGCTTCGAAGGCTGAGGTTGTGGTGAAGGGTGATTCGGTGGAGTTACCTGGTGATAGCGCGGCGATCCTTTCGAGTGAGGCGATGCGGTAGATTCTGACGATATTTTTGAAGATTGCTTTGTTCCGCAAATGAATTTTGTTTCGTAATGAACTTAGGTGGCTTAGGCAGTGTGAAGGGTTTCATCACGTGGTAATCGGCACAGACGGAGACACGTTACGAGAGAGTGTCTGGCTATGGATTGCGTGACGCACGGAGCTGCAAAGCGTTTAGCATGAAGAGCGGGTTGAAACCGGGGTCTCCGGTTTTGCCCTCTTCAACAACGTTCTTCTCCCGGGAAACTTTTGCGTTGCTAACTCGTCTTCCGTAGTGGATGGCGACCTGGATGAGTCAATTTCAGGCGACCGACGAGGGCAACTGGATTTAATTTGAGGAAGAGAACCATGTTGAAAAACTCTGGGATTTTTCGCGGGGCGGTGTTGTGTGCCGGCATTCTCCTTTCGAGTGCCGCGCCTTTCGC
The nucleotide sequence above comes from Tunturibacter empetritectus. Encoded proteins:
- the treY gene encoding malto-oligosyltrehalose synthase; translated protein: MMLRTPGSTYRLQLHKNFTFDDAARIADYLHELGISHVYSSPYLQAAPESMHGYDVVDHQKVNQELGGAAAHERFCKKLGEAGLGQVLDIVPNHMSLGKENRFWWDVLENGTSSRYASFFDIDWQPQEERLRDKVLVPILGDQYGRVLQTGGIKVVRRGVKFQVECSGQSLPVSPQSLPVILARAAEYAKSDTLSFLAASFGRLPAPEYVDRRTILARHRDKVVLFTLLDRLCAEEPAILDAMDRSAAELNENLDALDDFLNQQNYRLAYWKTADQQLSYRRFFDVNTLIGLRVEREYVFEETHALVLDWLRRGVLDGVRVDHPDGLRDPKEYFKRLRERAPDAWVIGEKILEPGEFLREDWPVEGTSGYDFLNVAAAVLVAPEGMMELSTLYGDFTGQPTDFHAIAHEKKINVSQEALGSDVNRLTSIFVEICEANRDERDYTRAEVRRAIREVAACFSIYRTYVVPEREEITEEDREYITQAAECAKETRQDIDGGLFDFLRDVLTMQVKGRLESEFLLRFQQFTGPVMAKGVEDTAFYCYNRLTGMNEVGSDPGRNGLSIEEFHSYCRKMQETHPCTMTTLSTHDTKRSDDVRARMAVLSEIPEKFGAAIQRWSRMNNAFRARKPGVDPLPDRNTEYFYYQTLIGAWPLPMDRAQAYMLKAMREAKQQTTWVANNKEFEDALKLFIEFTYSYAPFQRELQQFVERILEAGRVNSLAQTLLKYTAPGVPDLYQGTELWDLSLVDPDNRRPVDYALRQRLLQELKQMNGGDAAAQVMARAEDGLPKMWTIHKALHLRRERPASFGTEADYVPLMVDGAKHDHVIAYLRGEDVVTVVPRLMMKLGGAWRDTVVTLPEGRWRNRLSGVMVEGGEVEVKGLFKDFPVALLAREEVGGDR
- the treZ gene encoding malto-oligosyltrehalose trehalohydrolase, producing the protein MHEFTVWAPGASKVGVKIGDATYPMNGPDEHGWWRASVEQAGPGTDYGFVIGDDPKAWPDPRSEWQPDGVHGLSRVYDREAFQWSDRSWSAPALSHAVIYELHVGTFTPGGTFDSTIERLGYLVELGITHVELMPVAAFPGGQGWGYDGVALFAVTEQYGGPDGLKRLVDACHARGLAVLLDVVYNHFGPVGNYSGKYGPYITERHHTPWGGAINFEGEGSDEVRRFFCDNALMWMREYHIDGLRLDAVHEYIDRSAVHFMEQLSSEVKALSEKLRRRLVLIAESDLNDPRVVTRVESGGYGMDAQWSDDFHHALFTVLTAEEEGKGYYSDFGTMAKLAKSLTKNFVQDGTYSQYRRRSHGRPADELSPHHFLGYIQNHDQVGNRAIGDRVDQTVGFDRAKVAAALVLTAPFLPMIFQGEEYAASTPFLYFADHEDPEMAKAVKNGRRSEFAAFGWNPEEIPDPENVETFLRSKLNWEEVHEGRHAEMLDWYRRLIELRRGSVALNDGAVGHVKAVFDEERRWLVFERGAVMLMCNLGAEKVELPHSRRAQLLLASKAEVVVKGDSVELPGDSAAILSSEAMR